ACCcgtcacttcctgtctgtggCCGTGGAAGATTTTGGCGTAGACCCTAGCAGAGTAGCAGTCGGGGGGGACAGCACTGGGGCAAACCTGGCTGCAGCACTCTGCCAGCGCTTGGCAAAACAGGACAATGGGCATGTGGTGCTCCCGTGTGCCCAAGTCTTGGTCTACCCAGTGTTGCAGATGGCAGATTTCAACTTGCCCTCGTACCAGCAAAATCACGCTGTGCCCATATTGTACCGCGCCCGGATGCCTTTCTACTTCCTGCAATATATCAATGGACTCAATGGAGACCCTTCACTGGGCCAAGATCTGTTGGATGGGTACCATGTCCCCAATGAACTTAAACCACGCTACACGACCTGGCTGTCTCCAAGCAACTTACCACAAGAGTGCCTATCCAGGGGTTATGTTGAGCCACCAAAGGCAGAGTATGATGGAGCGCTGTACCACACCATCAAAGAGGGCCTGGAACATGAGGTCTCACCGCTATTGGCTGAAGATGATGTCATTGAGAAAGCCCCGCCCACATTCATTCTCACCTGTGAATATGATGTAGTGAGGGATGATGGGATACTTTTTAGGAAGAGGCTGTTGGACTTGAACAAAGAGGTGACCTGGAAGCACATGGCTAATGGTTTTCATGGAATGATTAACTTTTATAATCATGGCTGGCTAAGCTTCCCAGCAGCCACACATGTTCTAGATCTCACTGTGGATTTTCTAGTAACGCTGTAATGAATTATAGACAACGGCTGTTACCTTAATCTATTATCtatctataataaaataatccaaaCCAAAAGACTCTGTCACCCTGTTCTTTGCAACTGGCATTCCaacatgaaaaaatacttttaatttgaattttaccaTTAATATGAATATAACTGTCTGTACAGAAATTAAACATTTGTGCAGGTAACAAGTATAAGTAGTAAGGTACTGTACTGgattttttaggtatttgtactttacctaagtacattttacagtggatagtttttacttttacttcagtacatttgagagcagtatcagtactttctactccactgcatttttttaactggactgaaaagtaaaaagtactttcatataatttgaggggttatttttaccatgtttgtggaaacgtcctgactaaagttttcaagtttgtATAGCTACTGTTGACCagaatatgtataatttttgaatgaatattgtttaacattcaacactttaacaaatgaacaacacttgtgagaaatttgtttacttttcactcttaaagcacatttttaaatgggcacttaaatacttttaagtgttttttcatgtgatacttacttttacttgagttactttttccctctgtgtctgtacttttacttaagtaacaaatctgagtacttcatccacctctgCATCTGTACATTTTAGAAATCCAGTAAATTTAATGATGTTTGAATACTAGATTTACTGTTACATGTCTTTATCACATACATATTCTTTCAAGAGTTTTGCAGGTTTATTATTCATGATTTGCTGTAGTTAAACTATATGCCATGAGTACAGCTTTACAGCCATTAAAAAGAGCAAACCCTTTCACAACATAATAagctaaatattttaaatccCAAATATTCCAAAAGTACTGGCTAAAAACCCACATTATCCTCTTCTAAAACATAATCTCCTCGCAGCCttgggttttgttttaattcaagGTTAGTATCTTCACCAGTGCTTGTCTTTACCTTTGACTGTTTGTAGTCTCCATAGCAACTCTGGTCTAGTATTTCAATGACATTACGAGCCAGGTGAATGCACAGGTACATGTAATGGCACAGCGTGTTCTGAGGGGCCAGGGATTCCTCAGCCTGGTTTGTTAGACACAGCTACAGTTGGTATGAACCTCACAAGAGCGGCACAGGATAAATGGTCCCAGCCCGGGTGGAGGatagagaaaaaatacacaaacaaggTCCTGTTAGGAAACTGGGCAGAGGAGCGGCAGCAGGTAAGCACTGCAGTTTGTTCAAATAATAAGCCATTTTAATATAAGCTAGATCACAGTTCATGTTCATTTTGAAGAgttgtattttacatttaaaggagacatattatgcaacttTTAATCATAGTGTCCCCTTATCATTAGTTTAATCAGAATCTTATTTAGATTGATTCATGCACATTTGATTAATCCCATAGTGTCCTGCAAtcgaggcttgagtgctcagaaattgtatttatttcaaaaataaaaatgcataaatgaaCATCCACGGCTTGCGTATGGTGAAATGCTATGCTATACTATGAAGAAGCAGAACATATTGGTTCTGTATTTATAACAGGAATTAATGGTCCCAATACTATTACTAAACCTTTTTAGCTCAATATTGaggtttacaataaaaaaaaaaaggaaaatattgATTGCAGAAGAAGTGTGACATACATAGTCAGTTAAATTATCCACTTAATAACtccactgcctggccaaaaaaaaaaaaaaaaagtcaccacctggatttaactaagcaaataggttggagTTGCTggagttggtcaggtctaggttcagcatcagtctgtgctcaaagaatgaggtcagctgacacctgaatatactgaatgaccaggttattcgatcagtggattttttcttccctgatggcacgggcatattccaagatgacaatgccaggattcattgggctcaaattgtgacagagtggttcaggagcatgagacatcattttcacacatggagtccaccacagagtccagaccttaaccccattgagaatctttgggatgtgctggagaaggctttgtgcagcgaccatcatcaatgcaacatcttggggaaaaataaatgcaacactggatggaattaaatcttgtgacattgtagaagcgaaatcaaaacaatgccacagtgaatgcgtgctgtaatcaaagctaaaggcggtccaacagaAGATTAgaatgtgtgaccttttttctggccaggcagtgtataattgCACAAATGCATATCCTCTtgctgttttgattttttttttcctttagacaatttaaaaatactatACTGACCACCTCAAAACAACTGCTATGACACCTAACTAATCACAACTGTCAAAGTCAAATCCCCACccaatacaactttgagagactacccatttaacaaaacacagaatCTGAGAGGTCATCTGTTGTCCTCATGGTACTTATTTGGATTATCGTTCAACCTCAAAATCCATTTTAATCATATGATATGTAACAGCCCAAataaatacgaacattttttGTCTAGAGGCCCAAAACAGACATAGCAGCCCTGGTTGTTTTTAGCATCTCAGTTGGCATTCAAATCTATAGCACAGTAATTATCCGGGCTCGGCTGAGCAGCATCAGCACTGCCTCCTGGTGGG
The sequence above is drawn from the Periophthalmus magnuspinnatus isolate fPerMag1 chromosome 5, fPerMag1.2.pri, whole genome shotgun sequence genome and encodes:
- the aadacl4 gene encoding arylacetamide deacetylase-like 4 → MDIGIAILIIGCAALVAAFLLLVIGLVYSELMNSHIPPGVENTGKLHAVHILFVGMAIVGRILHRLGICHQVTFIRWFVSCFLTRTNPSPPGLRIKDLIFSAAPVRIYEPTTVCDGLRRGLVYFHGGGWILGSIDSVDEVCRYIALKSSTTVVSVGYRLAPEHKYPSQLNECEDATRHFLSVAVEDFGVDPSRVAVGGDSTGANLAAALCQRLAKQDNGHVVLPCAQVLVYPVLQMADFNLPSYQQNHAVPILYRARMPFYFLQYINGLNGDPSLGQDLLDGYHVPNELKPRYTTWLSPSNLPQECLSRGYVEPPKAEYDGALYHTIKEGLEHEVSPLLAEDDVIEKAPPTFILTCEYDVVRDDGILFRKRLLDLNKEVTWKHMANGFHGMINFYNHGWLSFPAATHVLDLTVDFLVTL